The Thermoflavifilum sp. genome contains a region encoding:
- a CDS encoding glycosyltransferase, producing the protein MKLLVVTTYDELIRNGYFITLNDYFSKQPAIKEVAFGIENLWDHNLFFDIYHFQWPECIFHWEEPSLEQIDALDKRLHQIKKYAKIVITIHNEYPHYRNSENFQKLYNLVIENSDLVVHMGRFSKQVFDIRYPFIPSVIIPHHNYQNFRRLFSKNAARRKLGIPEDKILFVTVGRIRHPEEANLLLRAFMQFKHPQKYLMVLHGDLSLGHYRISRLFKRIFIAFHVHIKWINHYVNDDMMQLYLCASDILIIPRFKPLNSGNLILGFNFGKVVVGPDYGNVGEILKDTGNPIFDPCNMESVLHAFDQAIALLYQNKGESNFAYAMQNWSIEQVGAAYVECYKRIMNQ; encoded by the coding sequence ATGAAACTGCTTGTTGTCACTACTTATGACGAATTGATTCGTAATGGATATTTTATTACATTAAATGATTATTTTTCGAAACAGCCTGCAATTAAAGAAGTTGCTTTTGGAATTGAAAATTTGTGGGATCATAATCTTTTCTTTGATATTTACCATTTTCAATGGCCAGAGTGTATTTTTCATTGGGAGGAGCCTTCTCTGGAACAGATCGATGCACTTGATAAAAGATTACATCAGATTAAGAAATATGCAAAAATTGTAATCACCATACATAACGAATATCCTCATTACAGGAATAGTGAAAATTTTCAGAAATTGTATAATCTGGTCATCGAAAATAGTGACTTAGTTGTTCACATGGGTAGGTTTTCAAAGCAAGTATTTGATATTAGATATCCTTTTATTCCGTCTGTGATTATTCCACATCATAACTATCAGAATTTTAGAAGACTCTTTTCTAAGAATGCGGCAAGGCGTAAACTTGGCATACCAGAAGATAAAATTTTATTTGTAACAGTTGGAAGAATCAGGCATCCTGAAGAAGCGAATTTGCTGCTTCGTGCATTTATGCAATTCAAACATCCACAGAAATATTTGATGGTTTTACATGGTGATCTGTCACTCGGTCATTATAGGATTTCAAGACTTTTTAAAAGAATTTTTATTGCATTTCATGTACACATCAAATGGATCAATCATTATGTGAATGATGATATGATGCAGTTGTATTTGTGTGCATCAGATATCCTCATTATTCCGAGATTTAAACCGCTGAATTCCGGAAACCTCATCCTGGGATTTAATTTTGGTAAAGTTGTGGTCGGGCCTGATTATGGAAATGTCGGTGAAATACTTAAAGACACAGGAAATCCAATATTCGATCCATGTAATATGGAATCGGTTCTTCATGCTTTTGATCAGGCAATAGCGTTATTGTATCAGAATAAAGGGGAATCGAATTTTGCTTATGCCATGCAAAATTGGTCTATTGAACAAGTCGGGGCTGCTTATGTGGAGTGTTATAAGCGTATTATGAATCAATAA